One genomic region from Brachionichthys hirsutus isolate HB-005 chromosome 24, CSIRO-AGI_Bhir_v1, whole genome shotgun sequence encodes:
- the c24h7orf57 gene encoding uncharacterized protein C7orf57 homolog, whose protein sequence is MSAAVPNHRRTKPGGIKPAVVTAGVTGPTSQIPGLSQSADESTPAERTSGRRVGIFATDSEYVKLAKGGGHKGLLSHDADADDQPRMPYNPPGNWFGVQPQSENDATSPDGPMKRQTLTAPFGTDGSSIWERETDTMSPDKGSPDGVAGQMEALSVSNQFKRTSYDKKALPVSMSKLLSHGYVERKKASPDDDDASSVTSEQASTILTEDLDDAE, encoded by the exons ATGAGTGCCGCCGTCCCCAACCATCGAAGGACCAAGCCCGGTG GCATAAAGCCTGCGGTTGTGACCGCCGGCGTGACGGGGCCGACCTCCCAGATCCCCGGTCTGTCCCAGAGCGCTGATGAAAGCACTCCGGCAGAGCGGACCAGCGGACGGCGAGTTGGAATCTTTGCGACGGACTCTGAATATGTCAAACTGGCGAAGGGAGGCGGGCACAAAG GCCTGCTGAGTCACGACGCGGACGCGGACGATCAACCGAGGATGCCGTACAACCCCCCCGGTAACTGGTTCGGAGTCCAGCCACAGAG CGAAAACGACGCCACGTCTCCCGACGGCCCGATGAAGAGGCAGACTTTGACCGCGCCTTTCGGCACCGACGGCAGTTCGATctgggagagagagactgacacGATGTCCCCTGACAAG GGGTCTCCTGACGGCGTCGCCGGGCAGATGGAGGCGCTGTCCGTGAGCAACCAGTTCAAGAGAAC GTCTTACGATAAGAAAGCGCTTCCTGTCAGCATGTCCAAGCTGCTGAGTCACGGCTACGTCGAGCGGAAGAAGGCGTCTCCCGATGACGACGACGCTTCAA GCGTGACCTCGGAGCAGGCGAGCACCATCCTGACGGAGGACCTGGACGACGCCGAGTAG
- the LOC137911936 gene encoding four and a half LIM domains protein 2-like, with product MGECFDCAECQESLYGQKYTLKDSKPHCLKCFERLFCSNCEACQKLIDCTSKDLSYNDRHWHAECFVCTACSRALAARPFANKDDNPMCVECYSDRYSSECHACLKPIRPGCKKMEHKGNSWHEDCFACNSCLQPIGTSSFLVKDGKNYCLPCFEKHFSKQCVQCKKPIMTEGVSYLDRPWHKECFVCCTCEQQLAGQRFTSRDDSTFCLDCFCSIFFQKCANCDSPVGSLKSSNYICFEQRQWHVDCFTCTRCSESLVGKGFLTCKDDILCSECSQTA from the exons ATGGGAGAATGCTTCGACTGTGCAGAGTGTCAGGAGTCCTTGTACGGACAGAAGTACACCCTGAAGGACTCCAAGCCTCACTGCCTCAAGTGCTTCGAGCGCCTTTTCTGCAGCAACTGTGAGGCGTGCCAAAAGCTAATCGACTGCACCAGCAAG GATCTGTCATACAACGACCGCCACTGGCACGCCGAGTGCTTCGTCTGCACCGCCTGCAGCCGAGCTCTGGCGGCTCGGCCTTTCGCCAACAAGGACGACAACCCGATGTGCGTCGAGTGCTACAGCGACAGGTACTCTTCCGAGTGCCATGCATGCCTGAAGCCCATCCGGCCAG GCTGTAAAAAGATGGAGCATAAAGGAAACAGCTGGCATGAGGACTGCTTCGCCTGCAACAGCTGCCTGCAGCCCATTGGCACCAGCAGCTTCCTGGTGAAGGACGGCAAAAACTACTGCCTGCCTTGCTTTGAGAAGCACTTTTCCAAGCAGTGCGTCCAGTGCAAGAAG CCCATCATGACCGAAGGAGTGAGCTACCTCGACCGGCCCTGGCATAAGGAGTGCTTCGTCTGCTGCACGTGCGAGCAGCAGCTGGCCGGCCAACGCTTCACCTCTCGGGACGATTCCACCTTCTGCCTCGACTGCTTCTGCAGCATCTTCTTCCAGAAGTGTGCCAACTGCGACAGCCCAGTCGGCA GTCTCAAGTCCAGCAACTACATCTGCTTCGAGCAGCGTCAATGGCACGTCGACTGCTTCACCTGCACGAGGTGCAGCGAGTCTCTGGTCGGAAAAGGCTTCCTGACTTGCAAAGACGACATCCTCTGCAGCGAATGCAGCCAAACGGCCTGA